The following proteins come from a genomic window of Leguminivora glycinivorella isolate SPB_JAAS2020 chromosome 6, LegGlyc_1.1, whole genome shotgun sequence:
- the LOC125226977 gene encoding uncharacterized protein LOC125226977 yields MHAYRRGRSTETALLELVDRVEKALEDKEIALSAFLDIEGAFDNTPIRTLVEGLKIKEVDSTTVRWVQSMLSNRKVRLDLLDTTLEVTTARGCPQGGVLSPLLWTLAVDGLLRRMADLQIDTQGYADDLVVTVRGNCQSTISYLMQRALNTINAWCGENELSINADKTIIVPFTNKKRLDKLKPLVMNGKTIPFSSEVRYLGVTLDQKLTWNQHLNGTLLKAKSALAICCRLAGNRWGLKPKIALWLYTAIVRPIVSYASVAWHKKTLQKVAVARLSSLQRTACSIVTGAMSSSPTAALEALLNLSPLHLQLELEARSSILRIVATKRGGWISQALRLFTESVLDIPVLGMPADTMPPQLCPQKLYSVEIPEREDWSNSQISWKEGSLRWYTDGSKSGSEVGCGIYGETPRRAKSLNLGRYCSIFQAEVYAILECASINLQCNYVNHTIYIHSDSQAALLALTSDVTTSKLVENCRQLLNNLGSKNKVVLRWVPGHAGIEGNEKADELARTGAKGTHHGPEPFCGIPKSLTKLTLKTYCQYKTIQLWRNTPGMNHSKALIRAYSKKASSNALALSRNQLRNLVRVLTGHCHLNKHMHTIGKRASGRCRFCLESEETPLHILAECPSLMRTRNMILGSYQIHPEDVRYLDLKKILQIFEFVGLDREL; encoded by the coding sequence ATGCATGCATACCGGAGGGGAAGATCTACGGAGACGGCCCTTCTGGAGCTGGTGGACAGAGTGGAAAAGGCCTTAGAAGATAAGGAAATAGCTTTGTCGGCCTTCCTTGACATTGAGGGCGCTTTTGATAACACTCCAATACGAACACTGGTGGAGGGGCTAAAAATCAAAGAAGTGGACTCCACCACGGTCCGTTGGGTGCAAAGCATGCTCTCAAATAGGAAAGTTAGGCTAGACCTGCTGGACACCACACTAGAAGTAACCACTGCGAGAGGCTGCCCGCAAGGGGGTGTCCTATCCCCACTGCTCTGGACTCTTGCAGTGGATGGGCTCCTGCGTAGGATGGCGGATCTCCAAATCGACACTCAGGGGTACGCAGATGACCTTGTTGTGACGGTGAGGGGAAACTGCCAAAGTACTATATCATACCTTATGCAGAGGGCTCTGAACACCATAAACgcttggtgtggtgaaaatgaatTGTCCATCAACGCAGACAAGACAATTATAGTTCCATTCACGAACAAAAAAAGGCTGGATAAATTAAAACCTTTGGTCATGAATGGCAAAACAATTCCGTTTTCCTCTGAGGTCAGGTATCTGGGGGTAACACTGGACCAGAAACTGACATGGAACCAGCACCTGAACGGAACTCTACTGAAGGCCAAATCGGCCCTGGCAATATGCTGCCGTCTCGCAGGCAACAGATGGGGTCTCAAGCCGAAAATTGCTTTATGGCTGTACACTGCTATAGTGAGACCGATAGTGTCCTATGCCTCTGTAGCATGGCACAAGAAGACGTTGCAGAAAGTGGCAGTGGCGAGGCTCAGCAGTCTGCAAAGAACTGCATGTAGCATCGTTACTGGAGCAATGTCATCCTCTCCAACAGCGGCACTAGAAGCCCTGCTGAACCTGTCGCCACTACATCTCCAGCTGGAACTGGAAGCAAGATCCAGCATACTGAGAATAGTGGCTACAAAGAGAGGAGGGTGGATATCACAAGCACTGAGACTATTTACTGAATCAGTGCTCGATATCCCTGTACTGGGGATGCCGGCAGACACCATGCCCCCTCAGTTATGCCCGCAGAAACTCTACTCTGTGGAAATCCCGGAAAGGGAGGACTGGTCCAACAGTCAAATCTCTTGGAAAGAAGGAAGCCTAAGGTGGTACACTGACGGCTCCAAATCCGGATCTGAAGTAGGCTGCGGAATATACGGCGAAACGCCTAGAAGGGCTAAAAGCCTAAATCTAGGACGATACTGCTCTATATTCCAGGCAGAGGTATACGCCATCCTAGAATGCGCGTCAATCAATCTGCAATGCAACTACGTCAACCATACTATATACATCCACTCGGATAGCCAGGCGGCACTCTTAGCCCTAACCTCGGACGTCACAACGTCCAAGCTGGTTGAGAACTGCAGGCAACTATTAAACAACCTTGGATCCAAAAACAAGGTTGTCTTAAGATGGGTCCCAGGGCACGCAGGCATCGAAGGCAATGAGAAAGCCGACGAACTTGCACGAACGGGGGCAAAGGGTACACATCACGGCCCAGAGCCATTCTGTGGCATCCCGAAAAGCCTTACGAAACTAACCCTAAAGACCTACTGTCAATACAAAACCATTCAGCTCTGGAGGAACACGCCAGGCATGAACCATTCCAAGGCTCTCATCAGAGCCTACAGCAAAAAGGCGTCCTCAAATGCCTTAGCGCTGTCAAGGAACCAACTACGCAACTTAGTAAGGGTGCTCACAGGGCACTGCCACCTGAACAAACACATGCACACCATCGGAAAACGTGCGAGCGGGCGGTGCAGATTCTGCCTAGAGTCTGAAGAAACGCCCCTGCACATCCTGGCAGAGTGCCCCTCTCTAATGCGTACACGTAACATGATTCTGGGCAGCTATCAAATACACCCAGAGGATGTGAGGTATCTCGATCTCAAAAAGATACTACAAATCTTTGAATTTGTAGGACTTGATCGAGAGTTGTAG